Proteins encoded together in one Peribacillus asahii window:
- a CDS encoding DEAD/DEAH box helicase, with the protein MKKKSLSDVIKELRTNEQIIHWHEIEPKEARTKALPNEVDSRIQAALKKRGIDRLYTHQYSAFQTVQKGEHVVAVTPTASGKTLCYNLPVLQAIAENNQNRALYLFPTKALAQDQKSELNDIINEMGIDIKSFTYDGDTSPAIRQKVRKAGHIVITNPDMLHSAILPHHTKWVSLFENLKYIVIDELHTYRGVFGSHVANVIRRLKRICEFYGSNPVFICTSATIANPRELAEQLTGHSMRLIDDNGAPSGRKHFVFYNPPIVNQPLNIRKSATVEVNHLAKQFLQNNIQTIVFARSRVRVEIILSHLQELVKKELGSKSIRGYRGGYLPKQRREIEKGLREGSIIGVVSTNALELGVDIGQLQVCVMTGYPGSVASTWQQAGRAGRRHDEALIIMVASSTPIDQYIVQNPDYFFDRSPEYARINPENLIILVDHLKCAAYELPFRTGESFGLLEVDELLEYLVEERVLHQNGDKFYWANQSFPATNISLRSASQENVVIIDQSDVANVTIIGEMDRFSAMTLLHDEAIYLHEGIQYQVEKLDWEHKKAYVRKVDVEYYTDANLAVQLKVLEIDRSVNRKQTAIHYGDVTVNMLPTIFKKIRLTTFENIGSGPIYLPEEELHTSSTWLELREVDEGIGEKVLEQLLLGIAHVLQHIVPIHVMCDRQDIHVVSQIKANHTGLPTIFLYDHYPGGIGLAEDVYKRFDDIRAAAVHLISQCLCENGCPSCVGMELDGMNVKQACINLLKQF; encoded by the coding sequence ATGAAGAAGAAATCACTTTCTGACGTAATTAAGGAATTAAGAACGAATGAGCAAATTATTCATTGGCATGAGATAGAACCTAAGGAAGCGCGGACGAAAGCGCTGCCGAATGAAGTAGATTCACGTATTCAGGCGGCTTTGAAGAAGCGAGGAATCGATAGGTTATATACACATCAATATAGCGCCTTTCAAACCGTTCAAAAAGGGGAACATGTTGTGGCTGTTACGCCAACAGCGTCTGGAAAAACACTTTGTTACAACTTACCGGTTCTACAAGCGATTGCTGAAAATAATCAAAATCGAGCTCTGTATCTCTTTCCTACGAAAGCACTAGCTCAAGATCAAAAAAGTGAATTAAATGACATCATTAATGAGATGGGAATCGATATTAAAAGCTTTACCTATGATGGAGATACATCACCTGCTATCCGACAAAAAGTTCGAAAAGCAGGGCACATTGTCATTACTAATCCAGATATGCTTCATTCAGCGATTCTTCCTCATCATACAAAATGGGTGAGCTTATTTGAAAATCTAAAATATATTGTTATTGATGAGTTACATACGTATCGAGGTGTATTCGGGAGTCATGTTGCGAATGTAATCCGCCGTTTAAAACGAATTTGTGAATTTTATGGGAGCAATCCGGTTTTTATTTGTACATCAGCGACGATTGCGAATCCGAGAGAATTGGCCGAACAATTAACAGGTCATTCGATGCGATTAATCGATGATAATGGGGCACCAAGCGGTCGAAAGCACTTTGTTTTTTATAATCCCCCGATTGTGAATCAGCCGCTTAATATAAGAAAAAGTGCAACGGTTGAAGTGAATCATTTAGCCAAGCAATTTTTACAAAATAATATTCAAACGATTGTTTTTGCAAGAAGTAGAGTACGAGTAGAAATTATTTTAAGCCATCTACAAGAGCTAGTAAAAAAAGAACTTGGTTCCAAATCGATTAGAGGATATCGCGGAGGATATTTACCGAAGCAGCGACGAGAAATTGAAAAAGGACTTCGAGAAGGAAGTATTATCGGGGTTGTTAGTACGAATGCGTTGGAACTAGGTGTTGATATTGGTCAGCTGCAAGTGTGTGTGATGACAGGATATCCAGGAAGTGTAGCAAGTACTTGGCAGCAAGCAGGACGAGCAGGAAGACGGCATGATGAAGCGTTAATTATTATGGTTGCGAGCTCTACTCCAATTGATCAATATATTGTGCAAAACCCTGATTACTTCTTTGATCGTTCACCAGAATATGCACGAATTAATCCTGAAAATCTCATTATTCTCGTAGATCATCTTAAGTGTGCGGCTTATGAATTGCCTTTTCGAACAGGAGAATCGTTTGGCTTGCTAGAAGTAGATGAACTACTAGAATATTTAGTAGAGGAGCGTGTACTACACCAAAACGGTGACAAATTTTATTGGGCTAATCAATCTTTTCCAGCGACCAATATTAGTTTGCGTTCCGCTTCTCAGGAAAATGTCGTCATTATTGACCAATCAGATGTCGCGAACGTAACTATTATCGGGGAAATGGATCGTTTTAGTGCAATGACACTGTTGCATGATGAAGCGATTTATTTACATGAGGGCATTCAGTATCAAGTAGAAAAGCTAGATTGGGAGCATAAAAAAGCGTACGTCAGAAAAGTAGATGTAGAATACTATACGGATGCCAACTTGGCCGTTCAGCTTAAAGTATTGGAGATTGATCGATCCGTAAATCGGAAACAGACAGCAATTCATTATGGTGATGTAACTGTTAATATGCTCCCGACTATTTTTAAAAAAATCCGTTTGACGACATTTGAAAATATCGGTTCGGGCCCTATTTATTTACCTGAAGAAGAATTGCATACGAGCTCTACTTGGCTTGAATTAAGAGAAGTAGACGAAGGGATAGGGGAGAAAGTGCTCGAGCAATTATTGTTAGGTATTGCTCATGTGCTTCAGCATATTGTCCCGATTCATGTGATGTGTGATCGACAAGATATCCATGTTGTTTCCCAAATTAAAGCGAATCACACTGGGTTACCAACGATTTTTTTATACGATCATTACCCAGGTGGAATTGGTTTGGCAGAGGATGTGTACAAACGGTTTGATGACATTCGAGCAGCAGCTGTACATTTAATCAGTCAATGTTTATGTGAGAACGGTTGTCCATCATGTGTTGGGATGGAACTAGACGGTATGAATGTGAAGCAAGCATGTATCAATCTGCTCAAGCAGTTTTAA
- a CDS encoding DnaD domain-containing protein, which translates to MIKDQLQAWFKQGTLTIPTYLLTHYKMMGLNEQELVLLLQLQNFTEKGNSFPTPSQLSEVMTFQESECLFLIQSLIQKGCIGIEVEKSQEFGNEKYTLEPLYEKMLTSFLLTLKKEEALEAQQSSESLYTIVEQEFGRPLSPFECETLAMWIDDGHEPDIIKAALREAVISGKINFRYIDRILFEWKKNGIKTLEQVRKQTQKFRAYQKRDRTQEQTSSVKDIPFYNWLEQ; encoded by the coding sequence ATGATAAAAGATCAACTGCAAGCGTGGTTTAAGCAAGGAACGCTTACCATTCCAACTTACTTATTAACTCATTATAAAATGATGGGGTTAAATGAACAGGAACTTGTCCTTTTACTTCAACTTCAAAACTTCACAGAAAAAGGGAATTCCTTTCCGACTCCTTCTCAATTATCAGAAGTCATGACATTTCAGGAATCGGAATGTCTGTTTTTAATTCAAAGCTTAATACAAAAAGGCTGTATTGGAATAGAAGTAGAGAAGAGTCAGGAATTTGGAAATGAGAAATATACTTTAGAGCCGTTATATGAAAAAATGCTGACCAGCTTTTTATTAACATTAAAAAAAGAGGAAGCGCTTGAAGCGCAACAATCAAGCGAGAGCCTTTATACGATTGTAGAACAAGAATTTGGCCGGCCTCTATCTCCATTTGAATGTGAAACATTGGCTATGTGGATAGATGATGGTCATGAGCCGGATATTATTAAAGCCGCTTTAAGAGAAGCGGTCATTTCAGGGAAAATAAACTTTCGCTATATTGATCGAATTTTATTTGAATGGAAGAAGAATGGAATCAAAACACTAGAACAAGTACGTAAACAAACACAGAAATTTAGAGCCTACCAAAAACGAGATCGTACACAAGAGCAAACATCTTCTGTAAAAGATATACCGTTTTATAATTGGCTTGAACAATAA
- the nth gene encoding endonuclease III — translation MLTKAQIRHCLDVMADMYPDAHCELNHSNPFELVIAVALSAQCTDALVNKVTKNLFQKYKTPEDYLGVSLEELENDIRSIGLYRNKAKNIQKLSKMLIEDYGREVPQDRDELTNLPGVGRKTANVVVSVAFGIPAMAVDTHVERVSKRLGICRWKDSVLEVEKTLMKKIPREEWSITHHRLIFFGRYHCKAQSPQCETCPLLDLCREGKKRMKKVIAP, via the coding sequence ATGTTAACGAAAGCTCAAATTCGTCATTGTTTGGATGTTATGGCCGATATGTATCCAGATGCCCATTGTGAGCTCAATCATTCAAATCCGTTTGAATTGGTCATTGCGGTTGCTTTATCAGCGCAATGTACAGATGCGCTCGTCAATAAAGTAACGAAGAATTTATTTCAAAAATATAAAACACCGGAAGATTATTTGGGTGTATCACTTGAAGAGCTGGAAAATGATATTCGCTCTATTGGATTATATCGGAATAAAGCAAAAAATATTCAAAAGCTCTCTAAAATGTTAATTGAGGATTATGGAAGAGAGGTGCCACAGGATCGCGATGAATTAACGAACTTACCTGGTGTAGGCCGTAAAACAGCCAATGTCGTTGTTTCCGTTGCATTTGGTATTCCAGCTATGGCTGTGGATACTCATGTTGAAAGAGTGTCCAAGCGTCTTGGTATTTGTCGCTGGAAGGATAGCGTATTGGAAGTAGAAAAAACGTTAATGAAAAAAATTCCACGTGAAGAATGGTCGATTACGCATCATCGACTTATTTTTTTTGGCCGTTATCATTGCAAAGCACAATCACCGCAATGTGAGACATGTCCGTTGCTTGACTTATGTCGAGAAGGAAAGAAACGAATGAAAAAGGTTATAGCTCCATGA
- a CDS encoding DUF2515 family protein, producing the protein MNQQLLNTIKGLTEKGNRDNISRTKAYEHFFSKHPEIRWSLLAGVVSRNAGWNMCDLAGNWLPHILTERYRRQLFLTYEEANWRIFQDAYPQLLLYHYSKKYNRPLFHLGKHFFMTTFMEKEWQRFWQLRDEKRLVYALIINEQHVIERPVIRKRSFVFHSVLFLLQDWLHYSMVLFPTCFGQLYGFSVANFCDVDARIHLGKKLYELLFSPDLFPLFYQFVLTTEPTGARYDYEQYGNHIPAAMTPTLRKTYPIIYHSIDGTDQWDVRNRIKSKWFRAPKTMKNVCLTDSYYKKQQHIETIVNIMSK; encoded by the coding sequence ATGAATCAGCAACTTCTTAACACAATAAAAGGTTTAACGGAAAAAGGGAATAGAGATAATATCTCAAGAACAAAGGCCTATGAGCATTTTTTTAGCAAACATCCGGAAATTAGATGGTCCTTATTGGCTGGCGTAGTGTCTAGAAATGCAGGGTGGAATATGTGTGATCTTGCAGGGAACTGGTTGCCGCATATTTTGACAGAACGCTATCGACGCCAATTATTTTTAACGTATGAAGAAGCTAATTGGAGAATTTTTCAAGATGCTTACCCGCAATTATTGCTCTACCATTATTCGAAGAAATACAATCGTCCTTTGTTCCATTTAGGGAAACACTTTTTTATGACGACTTTCATGGAGAAAGAGTGGCAGCGGTTTTGGCAGCTTCGAGATGAAAAGCGGCTCGTATATGCCTTAATTATTAATGAGCAGCATGTTATTGAGCGGCCGGTTATTCGAAAACGCTCGTTTGTTTTTCATTCTGTTTTATTTTTACTGCAAGATTGGCTTCATTACAGTATGGTTTTGTTTCCAACTTGCTTCGGGCAACTGTATGGTTTTTCCGTTGCGAATTTTTGCGATGTAGATGCCCGTATCCATCTTGGGAAGAAACTATATGAGCTTCTATTTTCACCGGACCTATTTCCTTTATTTTATCAATTTGTTCTTACAACAGAGCCGACGGGGGCGCGCTATGATTATGAACAATATGGGAATCATATTCCTGCAGCAATGACACCAACCCTGCGAAAGACATATCCCATTATTTATCATTCAATAGATGGAACGGATCAATGGGATGTAAGAAATAGGATTAAATCGAAGTGGTTCCGTGCACCCAAAACGATGAAAAACGTTTGCTTAACAGATTCGTATTATAAGAAACAGCAGCATATAGAGACAATAGTTAATATAATGTCGAAGTAA
- a CDS encoding transglycosylase domain-containing protein yields the protein MDEKYTTRGERRRKQAEKQKKESKGPKQPKTLLKRIFLTLVTIGIVVLLAGLGTLAYFISDAPKLDESLLKDPVSSKIRDVDGELLAEVGKEKRDYVNYEDIPDLVENAFLATEDSRFYKHNGVDFLRFTSAVMANITSGFGSQGGSTITQQVVKRSYLTPDKTIKRKVQEMWLSIQLERKYTKEEILEMYVNKIWFANSANGILTAAKTYYGKDLDELELHEVAMLVGLPQSPSRYEPYGHPDRAKERRNVVLHLMNKHGYISDEEMKNAQSKSIEEGLKPKDTSQVDTTPYDAFVDLVIEEVQEMGDYNIFTDGLEIYTTIDKDAQEYVFNLLNSNDTISYPNETLQAGITLLDTQTGEIRAIGGGRNTTVKRGWNYATDTKRSPGSTIKPIIDYGPAVEYLNWSTYHQITDEPYAYSDGTPLKNASGRHYGTMTVREALGRSLNIPAVKTLQEVGLDNAKQFTTNLGISFPKEGIVESSALGGGMEVSTLELAGAYSAFGNNGIYNKPHTIKKIVLRDKTEIKNKTVSEPVMKDSTAFIVSNMLQSVLSESYGTGQLANIPGLPVAGKTGSTNFTPAERAEHNIPSSAVKDSWMAGYTTNYTLTVWAGYNNSSKEDFDYLGESSQRIPKYIFKNIMQYVSNGKQTEDFKQPSSVVKVGIIKGSNPAVKANQYTPSDQITYEYYVQGHEPKQVTTEYTKETEEEKEKEKEKESNAPTGVSASYNAESNAINVSWGYPKPEDSPQFEVKVSVDGGAATVLSSTKDMGLTMNAPTPGSTYTFSVVATVNGQSSKPVSASVSIPDGTEEEELIDEDPELEGGSEENPEENPEETNPEQEQPNDGTPPGQENNNPETNPDNPDKNNGNGNGNENDNGNSNGNGNGSNNNPGNREDDEEDGAVEEETTDPGETDQSQ from the coding sequence ATGGATGAAAAATATACAACGCGAGGCGAACGACGTCGTAAACAAGCGGAAAAACAGAAAAAGGAATCCAAAGGCCCTAAACAGCCTAAGACGTTGCTCAAACGAATTTTTCTGACTCTCGTAACAATTGGAATTGTCGTTCTACTCGCTGGATTAGGAACTTTAGCTTATTTTATTAGCGATGCTCCAAAATTAGATGAAAGCTTGTTAAAAGATCCCGTTTCTTCAAAAATTAGAGATGTAGACGGCGAATTATTAGCCGAAGTCGGTAAAGAAAAGCGCGATTACGTCAATTATGAAGACATTCCAGATCTCGTTGAAAACGCCTTTTTAGCAACGGAGGATAGTCGATTTTATAAACATAACGGGGTCGATTTCCTTCGTTTCACTAGCGCTGTTATGGCTAATATCACTAGCGGATTCGGGTCACAAGGCGGTAGTACGATTACGCAGCAAGTCGTCAAGCGTTCTTATCTAACACCAGATAAAACGATTAAACGAAAAGTACAAGAAATGTGGTTATCTATTCAGCTTGAACGTAAATATACAAAAGAAGAAATACTAGAAATGTATGTCAATAAAATCTGGTTCGCTAATAGTGCAAATGGGATTTTAACGGCTGCTAAAACGTATTATGGAAAAGATTTAGATGAATTAGAATTACATGAAGTAGCAATGCTTGTGGGTCTTCCTCAAAGCCCAAGTCGCTATGAACCATACGGACACCCAGATCGAGCAAAAGAACGCCGCAATGTAGTGTTACATTTAATGAATAAACACGGATACATTTCAGACGAAGAAATGAAAAACGCTCAAAGCAAGAGCATTGAAGAAGGATTAAAACCAAAAGATACAAGTCAAGTGGACACAACGCCTTATGATGCCTTTGTCGATTTAGTAATTGAGGAAGTACAAGAAATGGGCGACTATAACATCTTTACAGATGGACTTGAAATCTATACAACGATTGATAAAGATGCTCAAGAATATGTCTTTAATCTATTAAATAGCAATGATACCATCAGCTATCCAAACGAAACCCTTCAAGCTGGTATTACGCTGCTCGACACACAAACAGGCGAAATACGAGCTATAGGCGGCGGACGCAATACAACCGTAAAACGCGGTTGGAACTATGCAACAGATACGAAACGTTCTCCAGGTTCAACGATTAAACCGATTATTGACTACGGTCCAGCGGTTGAATATTTAAACTGGTCTACGTATCATCAAATTACCGATGAACCTTACGCGTATAGCGATGGCACACCGCTTAAAAACGCATCTGGTCGCCATTACGGTACGATGACTGTTCGTGAAGCACTAGGTCGTTCATTGAATATTCCTGCTGTAAAAACATTACAAGAAGTAGGTTTAGACAATGCTAAACAATTTACTACAAATCTAGGCATCTCCTTCCCGAAAGAAGGAATTGTTGAATCATCTGCACTCGGCGGCGGAATGGAAGTTTCTACATTGGAACTAGCCGGTGCTTACAGTGCCTTTGGAAATAACGGTATCTATAATAAGCCGCATACCATTAAAAAAATCGTTTTACGTGATAAAACAGAAATTAAAAATAAAACCGTATCAGAGCCGGTTATGAAAGACTCAACAGCCTTCATCGTTTCAAATATGTTGCAGAGTGTTCTTTCAGAAAGCTACGGTACTGGTCAACTTGCGAATATTCCAGGTCTTCCGGTAGCCGGTAAAACAGGATCAACAAACTTTACTCCAGCTGAACGAGCGGAACATAATATTCCATCTTCTGCTGTAAAAGACAGTTGGATGGCCGGGTATACAACAAATTATACACTCACGGTTTGGGCTGGATATAATAATAGTTCGAAGGAGGATTTTGATTATCTCGGAGAATCCTCTCAAAGAATACCAAAGTATATTTTCAAAAACATCATGCAATACGTGTCGAATGGAAAACAAACCGAAGACTTTAAACAGCCAAGCAGTGTCGTAAAAGTAGGCATTATTAAAGGGTCAAATCCCGCTGTAAAGGCTAACCAATACACACCTAGCGATCAAATAACTTATGAGTATTATGTACAAGGACACGAACCAAAACAAGTCACAACAGAGTATACTAAAGAAACAGAAGAAGAAAAGGAAAAAGAAAAAGAAAAAGAATCCAATGCACCAACAGGTGTATCCGCAAGCTATAATGCTGAAAGTAACGCTATTAATGTATCATGGGGCTATCCAAAGCCAGAAGACTCACCTCAATTTGAGGTAAAAGTATCTGTCGATGGTGGAGCTGCAACCGTTCTTTCGTCAACAAAGGATATGGGCTTAACGATGAATGCTCCTACACCTGGTAGTACGTATACATTCTCAGTTGTTGCTACTGTGAATGGTCAATCTAGTAAACCTGTTTCAGCTTCCGTTTCAATACCTGATGGTACAGAAGAAGAAGAGCTAATTGACGAAGATCCTGAACTGGAGGGTGGTTCAGAAGAAAATCCTGAAGAAAATCCTGAAGAAACGAACCCTGAACAGGAACAGCCAAATGATGGCACACCACCAGGCCAAGAGAATAACAATCCAGAAACTAACCCAGACAATCCAGATAAAAATAATGGAAATGGTAACGGTAATGAAAATGATAATGGCAATAGTAATGGCAATGGCAATGGTTCCAATAATAACCCAGGAAATCGAGAAGATGATGAAGAAGATGGTGCAGTAGAAGAAGAAACAACAGATCCCGGTGAAACGGACCAAAGCCAATAA
- a CDS encoding YppG family protein — protein sequence MMRANYHQGHPNPGYYPQSMPNYWGGYSEGMQYHAQPMLSYPFHVAGDSVMQPYQQSGIQQEPYSFQPYPQQPMNIGGAQTPQGATMSSYSPTSQSFNPFDNPLQPQVKRPPYQAFSNPYPKQQFMQKAQPSGFQSVLNQFKTQDGSMDVTKMMNTAGQMVNTFTQMSSVFKGVGSLFKIT from the coding sequence ATGATGAGAGCGAATTATCATCAAGGACATCCAAATCCCGGTTATTATCCGCAATCGATGCCGAATTATTGGGGAGGGTATTCTGAAGGGATGCAGTACCATGCTCAACCGATGCTATCGTATCCATTTCATGTAGCGGGTGATAGTGTGATGCAGCCGTATCAACAGAGTGGCATCCAACAAGAACCATATTCTTTTCAACCATATCCACAGCAGCCGATGAATATTGGAGGGGCTCAGACTCCGCAGGGAGCAACAATGTCGTCTTATTCTCCGACATCGCAATCATTTAATCCATTTGATAATCCATTGCAGCCACAAGTAAAGCGTCCGCCGTACCAAGCGTTCTCCAACCCTTATCCTAAACAGCAATTTATGCAAAAGGCACAGCCTTCGGGTTTTCAGTCTGTGCTTAATCAATTTAAAACACAGGATGGTTCCATGGATGTTACTAAAATGATGAATACAGCGGGGCAAATGGTTAATACATTTACGCAAATGTCATCGGTATTTAAAGGGGTAGGAAGTTTATTTAAAATAACATAA
- a CDS encoding Hsp20/alpha crystallin family protein, which produces MTSSDKRNNDKQLSREPFSQFMHTMDRLFSEKPVKGMLQSLDDFFGSMRERSFPTEFFNKPNYYLITASLPGIKKEQINIELLPQAVTITIKHTQNETLEHPSSRFFQGKQGTSTVTRTIHLPTPINEQSVTASHRNGILQLKLPKLKGNKIDIHE; this is translated from the coding sequence ATGACCTCTTCTGATAAAAGAAATAACGATAAGCAATTGTCTCGAGAGCCTTTTTCACAATTTATGCATACGATGGACCGTCTCTTTTCAGAAAAGCCTGTAAAAGGAATGCTGCAATCACTTGATGATTTCTTCGGCTCCATGAGAGAACGAAGCTTTCCTACAGAGTTTTTTAATAAACCTAATTATTATCTGATTACTGCATCCCTTCCAGGAATTAAAAAAGAGCAAATCAACATTGAACTATTGCCACAAGCTGTGACGATTACGATTAAACATACACAAAATGAAACACTTGAACATCCCTCCTCTCGTTTCTTTCAGGGAAAACAAGGAACTAGTACAGTAACTAGAACGATTCACCTGCCTACCCCTATTAACGAACAGAGCGTCACTGCTTCTCATCGTAATGGAATTCTCCAATTGAAGCTGCCTAAGTTAAAAGGAAACAAAATTGATATTCATGAATAA
- a CDS encoding YpoC family protein, which produces MSGTNRLRVPIELQCSLFFFETEIVVPVRDIQEWGELDKCIIFPYDIAFFAGIEVYKPWEHVHKHIPDLLGKWKEIEESCRTYFTERQAKRALEPMKEGIALLFMMLFWVHGKPVYLRDWPLHVDTLDIKPVNAVERLTFIMQGPARYHAFIQLSELFRELEKHYVKNQIKNRLRQ; this is translated from the coding sequence ATGAGTGGAACGAATCGGTTACGTGTTCCAATAGAACTGCAATGTTCTTTGTTTTTTTTTGAAACAGAAATCGTTGTGCCTGTTCGGGATATACAAGAGTGGGGAGAACTGGATAAGTGTATAATATTTCCTTATGACATTGCTTTTTTTGCTGGAATAGAGGTATATAAACCGTGGGAACATGTTCATAAACATATCCCTGATCTTTTGGGGAAGTGGAAAGAAATAGAGGAGTCTTGTCGTACCTACTTTACGGAACGGCAAGCTAAACGGGCTCTAGAGCCGATGAAAGAGGGAATCGCTCTTTTATTTATGATGTTGTTTTGGGTGCATGGTAAACCTGTGTATCTGCGGGATTGGCCATTACACGTCGATACACTTGATATTAAACCAGTGAATGCAGTAGAACGTTTAACCTTTATTATGCAAGGTCCAGCACGCTATCATGCTTTTATTCAACTGAGCGAATTGTTTCGCGAATTAGAAAAGCACTATGTAAAGAATCAAATAAAAAATCGCCTAAGGCAGTGA
- a CDS encoding YppE family protein, with protein MDEYQKVINLTEQLIVLAKEADAIYEEVRKDGEEKDFYHEVKPFADRVRLACEQWEQRVKQWMKEAEFKHLFPQQIEQTAQNLTDVSVQAFFPKTSYKRFKSHVQSVLFILQNVKMESVRILEQKGKEDSSL; from the coding sequence ATGGATGAGTACCAAAAAGTTATAAATTTAACAGAGCAATTAATTGTATTGGCAAAAGAAGCAGATGCAATCTACGAAGAGGTTCGAAAGGATGGGGAAGAGAAGGATTTCTATCATGAAGTTAAGCCGTTTGCAGATCGAGTACGGCTCGCCTGTGAACAATGGGAGCAAAGAGTAAAACAATGGATGAAAGAAGCGGAGTTTAAGCACTTATTTCCGCAACAAATCGAACAGACTGCTCAGAACCTCACAGATGTATCTGTTCAAGCTTTTTTTCCGAAAACAAGTTATAAACGATTTAAGAGTCATGTGCAGTCAGTGTTATTTATTCTACAAAATGTTAAGATGGAAAGCGTGCGTATATTGGAACAAAAAGGTAAAGAAGACTCCTCACTTTAA
- the recU gene encoding Holliday junction resolvase RecU, translating into MAFHYPNGRKFMPQPAKIKPSHSKEMSYSNRGKTLEDDLNETNQYYLTNGIAVIHKKPTPIQIVDVHYPKRSAAIIKEAYFKQASTTDYNGVYKGKYIDFEAKETKSTASFPLKNFHDHQIKHMQAVTAQGGIAFVIMRFSITDTIYLMPAKELFVYWERMHAGGRKSITIQEVETTSTKIPLGFQPRIDYIKVIDLLIKENF; encoded by the coding sequence TTGGCCTTTCATTATCCCAATGGGCGTAAATTTATGCCGCAACCAGCTAAAATAAAACCCTCACACTCAAAAGAAATGAGCTATAGTAATCGAGGAAAAACATTGGAGGACGATTTAAACGAAACCAATCAATACTACTTAACAAATGGAATTGCTGTTATTCACAAAAAACCAACGCCGATTCAAATCGTTGATGTCCATTACCCTAAAAGAAGTGCCGCAATTATTAAAGAGGCCTACTTTAAACAGGCATCAACAACTGATTATAATGGTGTATATAAAGGAAAATATATTGATTTTGAAGCGAAGGAAACAAAGAGCACGGCTTCCTTTCCATTAAAAAACTTTCACGACCATCAGATTAAGCATATGCAGGCTGTTACGGCACAAGGAGGAATTGCTTTTGTCATTATGCGCTTTTCGATAACGGATACGATTTACCTTATGCCTGCAAAGGAGTTGTTTGTTTATTGGGAAAGAATGCATGCTGGGGGGCGTAAATCCATTACAATCCAAGAGGTAGAGACAACCTCAACAAAGATTCCTCTTGGCTTTCAACCAAGAATTGACTATATTAAAGTAATAGATTTACTTATTAAAGAAAATTTTTAG